Below is a window of Longimicrobiaceae bacterium DNA.
TCACGAGAAAGGACGGTTGGACGGGAGAGAAGGTGGGTCGGAACGAGACTGAAGATGGAGATTAGGACCGAGACGCTCGAGCGGACCCGGGCGCTCACGCGCAGGAGCATCCGGTGGGCGACGGAGTCCCGGCGCCCGCGTCCGTACCGCCGCGCGCTCAGCTACTGGCGTACGCGAACGGTCACGGTCTCCTCGTGGTCCATGGCTACTGCAACCCCATCGATCAGCCCTGGAGAGAATTCACGCTGCTGGAGCGTCTGAGCGACCCATCTGTCCACCTCCGTATCGCCCGAGCCCGTAAGCACCTGCGTGCCCTGCACCCGCCCCTGCGCGTCCACGTGCATGCGCACCCGCACCGGCTGGGCCTTCTGCAGCTGCGTGGCAGCCGGAGCGATCAGGCTGAAACGGGTGCCTGACTCGGGGGGGCATCGTTCGGAGTAGCCGATCTGGTAGGCAGCCGTCCCACCCGGCTGGAGCAGCAGGCGGACAGTGCCGGGGCCGCTCACCCGCGGGCGGAGGTGCTGGCGCAAAAGCGACGTGAACGCGTCCACCTGCCCCTGGGGCAGCCAGTAATCGATGGGGTGCAGGCGTGAGATGCGACCGTTCGCGTCAAAAGCCATCGGAAGTATGTACTTGACGAAAACGCCCCGCTCCGGACCTGAACCGGGCGGGGCGTACCTGTTCTAACTGTTAAGCCCGCCGGCTCACTCGCTCAACTCCTCCACCCAATCCGGCACCGGCACTCCCGCCGCTTTCGCCTGCCTCTCCAGTACCCGGCGGATCTCCCGTAGCGCCTCCGCTCTCTCCTTCGGCGGCAGGAAGTCCACCAGCAACGCCACCGCCGCGCGTGCGGTCGGTCCCGTCACTACGTCCCCGCGCTCCGCAGCCGTCCGGAGATACCACGCCGTCAGGCGTGCCACGGTCGTCGGCT
It encodes the following:
- a CDS encoding energy transducer TonB encodes the protein MAFDANGRISRLHPIDYWLPQGQVDAFTSLLRQHLRPRVSGPGTVRLLLQPGGTAAYQIGYSERCPPESGTRFSLIAPAATQLQKAQPVRVRMHVDAQGRVQGTQVLTGSGDTEVDRWVAQTLQQREFSPGLIDGVAVAMDHEETVTVRVRQ